The stretch of DNA CAAATATGGTAACACATGCTTTAGCTAGAGAAGTTTGTTCTATGTCTGTAACGATATGtacttttatttaaattaatgaattagtcttttaaaaaaaaactaaagtatggtaaaaaaaaaatactaactttattagatttttttttttgaagcaaCAACTTTATTAGATATAAATAAAGCATAATGAGAATACAGtagaaatttgtaaaaaaagatAATATTCCCAAAGACCAAAAGTCCAAGAGCACAAAAGCCAAAGGGTGGGGTGGCTTTGCTCTAAAAAATTCCaaattccatattccacttttaAAGGCAAAAGGACAGCAAAACAGTGGCGACAAAAACTACCGTCACGCTGTTGTCGACAACGTAGCCATGAAGAAAGTCGACCAAATCCCAAATGTCTTCAATTCTCATCATCTTCTCTACtactctcctctctctctctctctctctcatctccaAACAAGCCTTAAACTTGCTTGATCCGCTTGAAATTAGCTTCGgcttcttctctttttcttgaTCGATTTCGTTTTCTCGACTGTTTTTAGCTCGGTTGAAATAGTTTCTGGGAGTTTTAGGATGTTTCAGGACGAGGGATCATCGTCGTCGATTACGTCATCGTCGCCGCTGCAAGCTTTGCCGGTGGGGGTTTCGGTTTCACCGGGATCGCCGTACCCGTGGCTGAAGGAGCTGAAATCGGAGGAGAGGGGTTTGTACTTGATCCATCTCTTGCTAACGTGCGCCGGCCACGTGGCCGGCGGCAGCCTGGAGAACTCCAACGTGGCGCTCGACCAGATTTCCCACCTCGCCGCGCCGGACGGCGACACCATGCAGCGCATCGCCTGTTACTTCGCCCAGGCCCTCGCCGACAGGGTGCTCCGAACACTGCCCGGCGTTTACCGGGCCCTCCATTCCACCAAGCTGGCGTCGCCGGCGGATGAGTTCCTTGCACGCAAGGTGTTTGTGGAAATGTTCCCGTTCTCGAAAGTGGCTTTCCTGGTGGCCAACCAGGCCATAATTGAGGCCATGGAGGGCGAGAAAATGGTGCACATAATCGATTTCCACGCGGCCGACCCGACCCAGTGGCGCGCTCTGCTTCAAGACCTCAGTGCCCGACCCGAAGGCCCGCCGCACCTCCGGATAACCGGCGTGCACCCCGTGAAAGAGGTGATGGAGCAAATGGGTCGGGTTTTATCCGAGGAGGCAGAGAAATTGGATATCCCTTTCCAGTTCAACGCCATTGTCAGCAAATTCGAAAGCTTGGATTTGGAGAAGCTCCGGGTCAAAACAGGGGAAGCTCTGGCAATTTCATCTCCAATGCAACTCCACACTCTTCTAGCCTACGACGATGACAAGAAACCATCCCCATTTGCATCCAAGATTCCAAACAGAAGGATCCAAATCACCCAAAACTCACTGGGAGATTTCATCGAACACGATGTGGGCAATGGCTATAGCCCAAGCACCGACTCCGCATCTTCATCCCTATCAAATTCCCCCAAAATCGAAGCTTTCCTCAATGCCCTCTGGGGCTTATCCCCTAAACTAATGGTGGTCACAGAACAAGACAGCAACCACAACGGCCAAACAATCATGGAGAGACTCTCAGAATCCTTATACTTCTACGCAGCATTATTCGACTGCCTCGAATCCACCCTCCCGCGCTCCTCACTGGAGCGATTGAAGGTGGAGAAGGCGCTTCTAGGCGAAGAAATCAAGAACATTATCGCGTGTGAGGGCTCCGAGAGGAAGGAGAGGCACGAAAAGCTTGAAAAATGGTTCCAGAGATTCGAATCTGCTGGGTTTGGGAACGTCCCTTTCAGCTACTATGCAATGCTGCAAGCCAGGCGGTTTTTGCAGAGCTTTGGGTGCGATGGGTATAGGATCAAGGAGGAGAATGGGTGCGTTGTGACTTGCTGGCAAGATAGGCCATTGTTCTCTGTGTCAGCTTGGAGATGTAGGAGGTGAGAGATGAAGTTAAGAGAGCCATTGTTGATGGTTTAGAGTTTATGGAAGAAACTGTGATTGACTTGATATAAGTAGTAGAGAGATATAATAGTGtatgttctttctttttttttttgagaacaataGTGTATGTTCTTGATTCATTCTTTTGTGTTTTgtaatgtgtgtgtgttagtTTTGATGTTGTAGTTTGGGGTTTTTGGTTCTTTGCCTTTCACTTTCCACTGGTTTTATTTAGCAATAACAATCAAGGCCTAATTCCCATTGATTTTTCTACATATATACTTTGTTTGGAATTATGGTTTATTGcttgttgtgtgtttttttggaTAATTTATTGGTTTCTACTTCCTATCCTacttgttgagcatataatatatatatataaaaactttaTCTGAACCATCATCGTTGcaggaattgaacccgggttctcccgaaattcctccccacaaagaaagctcacttgccacttgagctaccccattgggttattgtctcaatataatatgttaaattgtGTAATTGcaaagtttaagggtctaattgactttttaaataaagtttatggacttatttgatattttctcaaacataaatgtacaattcacTATTACttaagtttttagttgagatataatacatgctttaatttagtattagagCCAACACATACCAAACGGCATTAGTTCATTTAGTAAATTCATTACTTGATGATGTGCATTGTGTAAATCCTGACTTTTATGAAATAGAATGCAAATTAGCCTATAGCTTTTTGTAAATATAGTGGGCGTGACTAACCAagatttgtgtttttttagttTTCGATTTATTCCCAagattaatacggagtatattattaatatacttCGAAAAGTACTCCGTACTAGTTATAATGAATGCTAAGTACAGCACTAATGAAGTACTCTATATTCTGTACATTATCAGCTAGGCAGTAGGCAGGCTGCAAATGAAAATTCCACGTTTGGTACAGAGCCCAACGGAGCAAGGGCCCATAAGATGATTGGCTAGGATCGGGCCTCAAAGAGCGTGGACCGCATTACTTTGCAAAGAATAATTATTTTCTCTATGAGATTTATAATTCATTTAACTATACTTAATAATTTAAGATATTTA from Ipomoea triloba cultivar NCNSP0323 chromosome 7, ASM357664v1 encodes:
- the LOC116026025 gene encoding scarecrow-like protein 3, whose product is MFQDEGSSSSITSSSPLQALPVGVSVSPGSPYPWLKELKSEERGLYLIHLLLTCAGHVAGGSLENSNVALDQISHLAAPDGDTMQRIACYFAQALADRVLRTLPGVYRALHSTKLASPADEFLARKVFVEMFPFSKVAFLVANQAIIEAMEGEKMVHIIDFHAADPTQWRALLQDLSARPEGPPHLRITGVHPVKEVMEQMGRVLSEEAEKLDIPFQFNAIVSKFESLDLEKLRVKTGEALAISSPMQLHTLLAYDDDKKPSPFASKIPNRRIQITQNSLGDFIEHDVGNGYSPSTDSASSSLSNSPKIEAFLNALWGLSPKLMVVTEQDSNHNGQTIMERLSESLYFYAALFDCLESTLPRSSLERLKVEKALLGEEIKNIIACEGSERKERHEKLEKWFQRFESAGFGNVPFSYYAMLQARRFLQSFGCDGYRIKEENGCVVTCWQDRPLFSVSAWRCRR